The following are encoded together in the Strongyloides ratti genome assembly S_ratti_ED321, chromosome : 2 genome:
- a CDS encoding FI18412p1, which yields MDYDNDGKRVLLVSSEDFDIYNTNDGPLTAETSTYINNVKNNKGVNFKGTLLDFIMEEGGLSRIGSTTSIDILSTQKNKRKAMNHDEFDKKYGYHPGPKTTFIETVIKPYYRPFKSSKTFFNTLIGFVPICSILQNYNFKKNIMNDIIGGITVGVMHVPQGIAYATLAGVPTVYGLYTSLLPPFIYMIFGTSQHNSIGSFAVVALMAGSVVDIYTSDDLSPIKIATTLTFTIGLVQLIMGIFRLQFIATYFSDQVISGYTTAASFYVLISQIKDILGLRKMPRRGGIGGFLLQCSDIFSKNKETHLPTFYISIISMIFLIIGKDIISPIFKKNVTKIPIPFELILMIISTTLSNIFQFREKYNIKVVSDIPIGMPYFEMPCFSLIPSIIPQAIGIAVVIVAVHISLAKMFAKKLYYKVDPGQELYALGFSSIFSSFFNVYPCSCSLGRTVVNVEAGTKTNLSAIPSAVLVGSVVLYLGVIIIVALKGLLRKFNELKILYPLSKIDFCIWIVSFLATILTDVMIGLAISIIFALMTTVFRTQYPSYHILANCEDSYEYRDAQRYSNARFYNGICVYRFDSPLLFTNIDRFKTTIQKTIEEWEDSHHDTLTTEDLVIKISNKTVEKKICNALENPKKITTETSVPLRHFIIDCSGFTFVDYMGVNAIKEVHTELNQLNILTYFAATKASVRELFENSGFYKFVGKENFYPTVYDAVEIARQRQNDATLCILSKLEVDNDFWEGYLNVPSIY from the exons atgGATTATGATAATGATGGTAAACGGGTATTATTGGTTTCAAGTGAagattttgatatttataatacaaatGATGGTCCCTTAACAGCTGAAACATCTACATATATCAATAATGTAAAGAATAATAAAGG agttaattttaaaggaACATTATTAGATTTTATAATGGAAGAAGGTGGACTTAGTAGAATTGGTTCTACAACTAGTATTGATATTCTTTCtacacaaaaaaataaaagaaaagcAATGAATcat gatgaatttgataaaaaatatggttATCATCCTGGTCCAAAGACAACATTTATTGAGACAGTTATTAAACCATATTATCGCCCATTTAAATCatctaaaacattttttaatacattaattGGATTTGTTCCAATTTGTTCAATActtcaaaattataattttaaaaaaaatattatgaatgATATTATTGGTGGAATAACag ttggTGTTATGCATGTACCACAAGGAATTGCATATGCTACATTAGCTGGAGTTCCAACTGTTTATGGACTTTATACATCATTACTTCCtccatttatttatatgatatttGGAACATCACAACATAATAGTATTGGATCATTTGCTGTAGTTGCTTTAATGGCTGGTTCAGTTGTTGATATTTATACATCAGATGATTTATCACCAATAAAAATAGCAACAACATTAACTTTTACAATTGGATTAGTTCAACTTATAATGGGAATTTTTAGACTTCAATTTATTGCAACATATTTTTCTGATCAAGTAATTTCAGGATATACAACAGCAGCATCATTTTATGTTCTTATATCACAAATTAAAGATATTCTTGGATTACGTAAAATGCCAAGAAGAGGTGGTATTGGTggatttttattacaatgtagtgatatattttctaaaaataaagaaacaCATTTAccaacattttatatatcaattatatcaatgatatttttaattattggtaaagatataatatcaccaatatttaaaaaaaatgtaacaaAAATTCCAATACCAtttgaattaattttaatgattatttCAACaacattatcaaatatttttcaatttcgtgaaaaatataatattaaagttgTTTCTGATATACCAATTGGAATGCCATATTTTGAAATGCCATGTTTTTCATTAATTCCATCAATTATACCACAAGCAATTGGAATTGCTGTTGTTATTGTTGCTGTTCATATATCATTAGCAAAAATGTTTgcaaaaaaactttattataaagttGATCCTGGTCAAGAATTGTATGCTCTTGGTTTTTCATCAATATTttcaagtttttttaatgtttatccATGTTCTTGTTCTTTAGGTAGAACAGTTGTAAATGTTGAAGCAGGAACAAAAacaaat ctTTCTGCTATTCCTTCTGCTGTTTTAGTTGGTTCTGTTGTTCTTTATTTAG gagttattattattgttgcTTTAAAAGgattattaagaaaatttaatgaattaaaaattttatatccaCTTAGTAAAATAGATTTT tgTATATGGATTGTATCATTTTTAGCAACAATATTAACTGATGTAATGATTGGATTAGCtatatcaataatttttgcTTTGATGACAACAGTTTTTAGAACACAATATCCATCATATCATATTTTAGCTAATTGTGAAGATTCATATGAATATAGAGATGCTCAAAGATATAGTAATGCACGTTTTTATAATGGTATATGTGTTTATCGTTTTGATTCACCacttttatttacaaatattgaTAGATTTAAGACAACAATTCAAAAAACAATAGAAGAATGGGAGGATTCACATCATGATACATTAACAACAGAAGAtcttgttattaaaataagtaataaaacagttgaaaaaaaaatatgtaatgcTCTTGAAAatccaaaaaaaataacaacagAAACAAGTGTACCATTAcgtcattttattattgattGTTCAGGATTTACATTTGTAGATTATATGGGTGTTAATGCTATTAAAGAGGTTCATACAGAATTAAATcaactaaatattttaacatattttgcTGCAACAAAAGCTTCTGTCCGtgaattatttgaaaattcaggattttataaatttgttggaaaagaaaatttttatccaaCAGTTTATGATGCTGTTGAGATAGCTCGTCAACGTCAAAATGATGCAACATTATGTATATTAAGTAAACTTGAAGTTGATAATGATTTTTGGGAAGGATATCTTAATGTACCttcaatatattaa
- a CDS encoding Neuferricin, which translates to MPYTKRLTLSPDLYFKSLLFITVGVIIISCIMTIYEINIPLLLIIKWICTSISEISVVKKSLYNIQYLAGYAGEKVQLYNSDNESFQSINEGYFEIKYNEGLPVLTKEQLNLFDGSRPSKPTCLAILGRIYDVSRGSKHYSPGGAYHSLAGKDATRAFVTGDFSEEGLVDNLDGLNDQDLLSIYDWIKFYEKEYKLVGYLQGTYYTSTGELTEEGEKSKLRLEKALHFRVTQVEEYEVFPPCNSEFHQNNGGKVWCTNRSGGIKREWAGVPRKLFQPSSKSFRCACVKNFGDPLSTPGVKGNRGDLDYPNLGEYESCSSTSNSCRL; encoded by the exons atgcctTATACAAAACGACTAACATTATCTCCAGATCTCTATTTTAAGTCTCTTTTGTTTATAACAGTTGGagttataataatttcatGTATAATGACTATCTATGAAATTAATATacctttattattaattatcaaATGGATATGTACATCAATAAGTGAAATATCTGTAGTTAAAAAATCactttataatattcaatATTTAGCTGGATATGCAGGTGAAAAAGttcaattatataattcAGATAATGAATCATTTCAATCTATTAATGAAggatattttgaaataaaatataatgaag gtTTACCTGTTTTAACAAAagaacaattaaatttatttgatggTTCAAGACCATCAAAACCAACATGTCTTGCAATACTAGGAAGAATATATGATGTATCACGTGGTTCTAAACATTATTCACCTGGTGGGGCATATCATTCATTAGCTGGAAAAGATGCTACAAGAGCATTTGTTACTGGAGATTTTTCAGAAGAAGGTTTAGTAGATAATTTAGATGGTTTAAATGATCAAGATTTATTAAGTATATATGATTggattaaattttatgagaaagaatataaattagTTGGTTATTTACAAGGAACATATTATACATCAACAGGAGAATTAACAGAAGAAGGTGAAAAATCAAAACTTCGTCTTGAAAAAGCTTTACATTTTCGTGTTACACAAGTTGAAGAATATGAAGTTTTTCCACCATGTAATTCTGAATTTCATCAAAATAATGGTGGTAAAGTATGGTGTACAAATAGATCTGGTGGAATAAAAAGAGAATGGGCTGGTGTACCAAGAAAACTTTTTCAACCATCATCTAAAAGTTTTAGATGTGCatgtgttaaaaattttggtgATCCACTTTCTACACCAGGAGTTAAGGGTAATCGTGGTGATTTAGATTATCCTAATCTTGGAGAATATGAATCATGTTCATCAACATCGAATAGTTGTCGACTATAA
- a CDS encoding Slowpoke-binding protein, with protein MSLNSLLKEDITNPLDCRVEGWRIDNGHVKYLLSCRRRIYPVKKWYLQKRYSEFFQLNESLKGYHSYLKLPERLINLQSFINRIFSLPILYGNKNVWEFFGLEKGAIGDYKYWVLVLMRNQIKLYEDDSLFVECGWRGNKINYFYGNSKKGLKLLSWLPFGVDCWKNGKISNLSEVLEFISLLKIPFIYPVDSRWVDEKGIGCTRNVSSKGSLRDILWDVKKPLDNFLNKYGSQKKCTSLELNNIKIIGRQILESLIFLYSINYPFIDIHCEFTLCGHSSIHRAGMLRSNNVKTIQDMMVFSFGNCLYEMFGGGIFFPDKNPNDGYKNIPEEGLEIFKSIFNPTNNILPSLVELVNSKFFNTSEDKNFEDLNNIVIPKNIYITLEKLKASIENRLNEDREKLFHEEQIIQKDSFCFDQLINYSKNVPSHNDDDCKEKITNQSIPHDK; from the exons ATGTCtttaaatagtttattaaaagaagacATTACAAATCCATTAGATTGTCGAGTTGAAGGATGGAGAATTGATAATGGTcatgtaaaatatttgttatcaTGTAGAAGAAGAATTTATCCTGTTAAAAAATGGTATCTTCAAAAAAGATATTCtgaattttttcaattaaatgaATCATTAAAAGGTTATcattcatatttaaaattacctg AaagattaattaatttacaatcatttattaatagaaTATTTTCTCTTCCAATTTTATAtggaaataaaaatgtttggGAATTTTTTGGTTTAGAAAAAGGAGCTATTGGTGATTATAAATATTGGGTATTAGTTTTAATGagaaatcaaataaaattatatgaagATGATTCTTTATTTGTAGAATGTGGTTGGAGaggtaataaaataaattatttttatggtaattcaaaaaaaggattaaaattattatcatggTTACCATTTGGAGTTGATTGTTGgaaaaatggaaaaatatcaaatttaagTGAAGTTTTAGAATTTattagtttattaaaaattccaTTTATTTATCCAGTTGATTCAAGATGGGTAGATGAAAAGGGTATTGGTTGTACGAGAAATGTATCTTCAAAAGGAAGTTTAAGAGATATTTTATGGGATGTAAAAAAACCATTAgataattttcttaataaatacGGGAgtcaaaaaaaatgtacatcacttgaattaaataatataaaaattattggaaGACAAATACTTGaaagtttaatatttctttattctataaattatccttttattgatattcattgtg aATTTACTTTATGTGGTCATTCTAGTATTCATAGAGCTGGAATGTTACGATCTAATAATGTTAAG aCTATTCAAGATATGATGGTATTTTCATTTGGTAATTGTCTTTATGAAATGTTTGGTGGtggtattttttttcctgATAAAAATCCAAATGAtggatataaaaatataccaGAAGAAGGAT tagaaatttttaaaagtatttttaatccaacaaataatattcttCCATCATTAGTTGAACTTGTTAATagcaaattttttaatacctctgaagataaaaattttgaagatttaaataatattgttataccaaaaaatatttatataacattagaaaaattaaaagcaTCTATTGAAAATCGATTAAATGAAGATcgtgaaaaattatttcatgaAGAGcaaattattcaaaaagattcattttgttttgatcaattaattaattattctaaaaatgTTCCTTCACATAATGATGATGattgtaaagaaaaaataacaaatcaATCCATTCCAcatgataaataa